The proteins below come from a single candidate division WOR-3 bacterium genomic window:
- the mfd gene encoding transcription-repair coupling factor has protein sequence MQDNRFFSETEAILATLKNKKFTTVSGFAGSSLSIFIIELAKIFNQILYVTNPNNIERFGPEIAALFPDTAIIDAASPFFESAHIIITSEEYLNKIVNVKERYELHIGMTINRDLFLTKLSASGLQREELVEEEGEYSVRGGIIDCWLYDSEPLRIELEGDIIASLRKFNPQTQRSVESIKQFSLKLVSPEIHTRIWDTMKHTALVISEKKLNDAVQQLILQSPSEFNLALSSAPKYYGNLRQLHMDMNSQLYTYKFLLPESVIPHLESVIGQIDACILPIKEGFIDLNKKIVYLSESDIYGHLPRKKTKFQGLFIDDLKGLKIGDYVVHNDFGIGQFQGLVPIDFEGKKVECLRIDYADGDKLYLPVAKMNQLERYVGSNDRPPKLSKMGGELWLKTRQRVKKATELLARELINLYARRRLVPGFAFSPDSAEMTELEASFPFEETPDQKKAIADVKNDMESPHPTERLICGDVGFGKTEIALRAAFKAALDSKQTMILCPTTILAFQHYNTFVQRLKNFPARVAMVSRFQKKHELKKILKELAEGKIDIVIGTHRLLAPDVVFKDLGLLIVDDEHRFGVLQKEKIKKIKLGIDVLYLSATPIPRTLYMSLAGIKDITVLYTPPLGRKEIVTRIIPFDEEEIRKIILFELNRRGQIFFVHNRIQTIETIRDRLKKILPDLRICLLHGRIRSSISERKMLEFIEGKYDLLLATAIIESGIDMPNVNTIIVNEADKFGLADLHQLRGRVGRSEVQGYAYFIIPTKITEEAQKRLSALITYTTLGSGFRLAIRDMEIRGVGNILGKEQSGYISAVGYHHYVKILNQVLSELQGKEYVWEPILNLKIPGYIPADYISSAYERTALYKRIMEVQSIPELKTLKEELIDRFGKYPETVENLFTIAKIRLKAISLNAHEVMQVKDTIRFFRAGNLIQELNITAL, from the coding sequence ATGCAGGATAATAGATTCTTCTCGGAAACTGAGGCAATATTGGCAACCCTGAAAAACAAAAAGTTTACCACGGTTTCCGGGTTTGCGGGTTCTTCGTTGTCAATTTTTATAATTGAACTTGCGAAAATATTCAATCAAATACTCTATGTGACTAACCCCAACAATATTGAAAGATTTGGTCCGGAAATTGCTGCCCTCTTTCCCGACACCGCAATAATAGACGCCGCAAGCCCATTTTTTGAATCCGCACACATTATTATAACCAGCGAAGAATATTTGAACAAAATTGTCAATGTGAAGGAACGATACGAACTTCACATCGGTATGACCATCAATCGTGATTTATTTCTCACCAAACTTTCGGCAAGCGGATTACAGCGCGAAGAACTGGTCGAGGAGGAAGGCGAATACTCAGTTAGAGGTGGTATCATTGATTGTTGGCTATATGACTCAGAACCTCTCCGAATTGAATTGGAAGGCGATATAATTGCCTCTTTGCGTAAATTTAATCCCCAGACACAACGCTCCGTAGAATCAATAAAACAATTTTCGTTGAAACTCGTCTCACCGGAAATACACACGAGAATCTGGGATACAATGAAACACACTGCGCTGGTTATCTCCGAAAAAAAACTTAATGATGCTGTGCAGCAATTGATATTACAGTCGCCATCGGAATTTAATCTTGCGTTGAGTTCCGCCCCCAAATACTATGGGAATCTACGCCAGTTACATATGGATATGAATAGCCAATTATACACCTACAAGTTTCTCTTACCAGAATCTGTAATCCCACATTTAGAATCCGTAATCGGCCAGATCGACGCATGTATCCTACCAATAAAAGAAGGCTTCATTGACCTCAATAAAAAAATAGTCTATCTTTCTGAATCCGATATTTACGGGCATCTTCCCAGAAAGAAAACAAAATTCCAGGGGCTTTTCATTGATGATCTTAAGGGATTAAAGATCGGCGACTATGTAGTCCATAATGATTTCGGCATCGGCCAATTTCAGGGATTGGTACCGATTGATTTTGAAGGTAAAAAGGTAGAATGCTTGCGCATTGATTATGCCGATGGTGACAAACTCTATCTACCGGTCGCAAAAATGAATCAGCTTGAAAGGTATGTGGGGTCCAATGATCGTCCCCCTAAACTCTCAAAAATGGGCGGTGAATTATGGCTTAAAACCCGACAACGAGTAAAAAAAGCTACGGAATTGCTGGCAAGAGAATTGATAAATTTATACGCCCGACGGCGATTAGTCCCGGGTTTTGCCTTTTCCCCTGATAGTGCCGAGATGACCGAACTCGAAGCCAGTTTTCCATTTGAAGAAACTCCTGACCAGAAAAAGGCGATCGCTGATGTAAAAAACGATATGGAGTCACCGCACCCTACTGAGCGTCTGATCTGCGGAGATGTAGGTTTTGGAAAAACGGAAATTGCCCTCAGAGCGGCATTTAAAGCTGCTCTCGATTCTAAGCAAACTATGATTCTCTGTCCGACCACCATTCTCGCATTCCAGCATTACAACACCTTTGTCCAAAGATTAAAAAATTTCCCGGCCCGGGTGGCGATGGTCTCGCGGTTTCAAAAAAAACACGAACTTAAAAAAATTCTCAAGGAACTTGCCGAAGGTAAAATTGATATTGTCATTGGTACCCACCGTCTGCTTGCTCCGGATGTAGTATTCAAAGATTTAGGGCTGTTAATCGTTGACGATGAACACCGCTTCGGTGTGCTCCAGAAGGAAAAAATTAAAAAAATTAAGCTAGGGATTGATGTCCTCTATCTCTCAGCAACACCCATCCCCCGGACTCTTTACATGAGTCTGGCTGGAATCAAAGATATCACTGTCCTTTATACTCCTCCACTGGGACGTAAAGAAATAGTAACCAGAATCATCCCATTTGATGAAGAGGAGATAAGAAAAATAATCTTATTCGAATTGAACCGCCGGGGGCAAATATTCTTTGTGCACAATCGCATTCAGACGATTGAAACAATAAGAGATCGGTTAAAAAAAATCCTGCCTGATTTACGCATCTGTTTGCTGCATGGAAGAATCAGGTCCTCAATAAGTGAGCGAAAGATGCTTGAATTCATTGAAGGTAAATATGACCTGCTTTTGGCTACTGCCATTATTGAATCCGGCATTGATATGCCTAATGTTAATACGATTATTGTAAATGAAGCCGATAAATTTGGACTGGCTGATTTGCACCAACTTCGGGGTCGTGTGGGACGCTCAGAGGTTCAGGGTTATGCCTATTTCATCATCCCCACCAAGATAACTGAAGAAGCCCAAAAACGGTTGAGTGCACTTATTACTTATACCACCTTGGGCTCTGGTTTCCGCCTGGCAATTCGCGATATGGAGATAAGAGGGGTGGGTAATATCTTAGGAAAGGAACAATCCGGTTATATATCAGCGGTCGGCTATCATCATTATGTTAAAATTCTTAACCAGGTCCTTAGTGAATTACAGGGGAAGGAATACGTTTGGGAGCCGATACTTAATTTAAAAATTCCGGGCTATATTCCGGCTGATTACATCTCCAGTGCTTATGAGAGAACTGCACTCTATAAACGGATCATGGAGGTGCAATCGATTCCCGAATTAAAAACTTTAAAGGAAGAGCTCATCGATCGTTTCGGCAAATATCCAGAAACCGTTGAAAACCTTTTTACAATCGCAAAAATTAGGCTTAAGGCAATAAGTCTAAATGCCCATGAGGTAATGCAAGTAAAAGATACTATCCGTTTCTTCCGCGCCGGCAACTTGATACAAGAATTAAACATTACTGCGCTTTAG
- a CDS encoding AAA family ATPase: protein MAKSKEDFATALASFLPRKIILSKIYDPQHEISERLKVVLLFADISGFTAMSERLTRLGKAGAEEVNSIINRFFDPLIKIVYKWNGDIYRFGGDAFLVFFLAKEGTSLASEWAICAAQEILTFVKTHAQTTTRVGKFRIKVHLALTKGEVYFQDLTNNFFLGGKAINYLMRIIDLAGPGQIVVSAEIKNDLNNVVFKPKKGGWQYVRTKRRILEPVVHPEIEVSGIRKITPALENYLPQWLLKRIAHKPSFGPQDGEHRKIAIVFLHFSGIDYEHNLRDARTKLTKLYKIVHTTAERYDGWINAIDSYKDSERFLVVFGFPNAYEDDEKRAVLFCYEILHHPELKNFNLRAGVNSGSIFAAPVGNYLRREYATLGDAVNLSARLGAKAKDRTIVVSEPIFNKTYNLFEYIPLGAKEYKGKKKKIRTYQLVAKKTIEAKTLGRWLRESAQIVGRAREIAIIKNVIAHCRSGKGQILCITGEPGVGKSRLVQEGIKYAENANYQILRGNCFSYESVSSYHPWIDVLNEFFHILPEDPMELRIAKVQKQIEIMDKGLVNWLPLLGEILGIDFPQNKLTKHFDSKLKKQRVFDIIFELLKSLAQQKPLQVVIEDLHWADNPSIELINYIARNIQDIPILLTLVYRPLKNKEEFMEKEWSRIINLNELDKDASLQLVRNLLNIKEIPEDLQKIIINKSQGNPFYIEELIKSLIEQGYIVEGRGGWRFRGDIKKLVLPDSVEAVILSRIDRLDLDDRDVLQVASVLGREFDEFLLKGIYGSQRFLKKSLSNLERFDLIRQQKGGRQVKYFFKHILTQEVAYGTLSFARKKELHNRIGEFVEQMLKERKEEFLGLLSYHFYQAENYEKALIYSFEAGEKARKVYANAEAIEFFTRAIASFEKLEGRLK, encoded by the coding sequence ATGGCAAAATCCAAAGAAGATTTTGCGACGGCGCTGGCGAGTTTTCTGCCGCGTAAAATTATTTTATCAAAAATTTATGATCCCCAGCACGAAATTAGTGAAAGATTAAAGGTCGTCCTTCTTTTTGCTGATATTTCAGGCTTCACTGCGATGAGTGAGAGACTTACGCGTTTGGGGAAGGCGGGGGCAGAAGAGGTTAACAGTATAATTAATCGTTTTTTTGATCCACTCATTAAGATTGTGTATAAGTGGAATGGTGATATCTATCGTTTTGGTGGCGACGCTTTTTTAGTATTCTTTCTGGCAAAAGAAGGCACTTCTTTAGCAAGCGAATGGGCAATATGTGCGGCGCAGGAGATCCTCACGTTTGTAAAAACACATGCCCAGACCACCACTCGCGTTGGGAAATTCCGCATTAAAGTCCATTTAGCCCTTACCAAGGGTGAAGTATATTTTCAGGATTTGACAAATAATTTCTTTCTGGGCGGAAAAGCGATCAATTATTTAATGAGAATAATTGATTTGGCTGGCCCTGGGCAGATAGTGGTTAGTGCGGAGATTAAAAATGACCTTAATAATGTCGTTTTTAAACCGAAAAAAGGTGGGTGGCAATATGTTCGGACGAAAAGACGAATTTTGGAGCCCGTGGTTCATCCTGAAATAGAAGTGTCAGGGATTAGAAAAATAACTCCGGCACTGGAAAATTATCTTCCGCAATGGTTATTAAAAAGAATTGCCCATAAGCCAAGTTTTGGTCCCCAAGATGGGGAACATAGAAAAATTGCTATTGTATTTCTTCATTTTTCAGGGATCGACTATGAACATAATTTGAGGGACGCCCGGACCAAACTAACGAAGCTTTATAAAATTGTCCACACCACTGCCGAAAGATATGATGGCTGGATAAATGCAATTGATAGTTATAAAGATAGCGAAAGATTTCTGGTGGTTTTTGGTTTTCCAAATGCCTATGAGGATGACGAAAAGAGAGCAGTGCTTTTTTGTTATGAAATTTTACATCATCCGGAATTGAAAAATTTCAATCTTCGGGCAGGAGTAAACTCGGGATCCATATTTGCTGCACCGGTAGGTAATTATTTAAGAAGGGAATATGCCACACTGGGAGATGCAGTTAATTTATCAGCAAGATTAGGCGCTAAGGCTAAGGATAGAACGATTGTGGTGAGTGAGCCGATATTTAATAAGACTTATAACCTTTTTGAATATATTCCCTTAGGTGCAAAGGAATACAAGGGCAAGAAGAAAAAGATAAGGACCTATCAACTTGTGGCAAAAAAAACTATTGAGGCGAAGACACTGGGCAGATGGCTTAGGGAGAGTGCGCAGATTGTTGGGCGCGCACGCGAAATCGCCATCATCAAAAATGTCATTGCACACTGCCGTTCCGGTAAGGGGCAGATTCTGTGTATTACCGGTGAGCCAGGGGTTGGAAAATCAAGGCTGGTGCAAGAAGGAATAAAATATGCGGAAAATGCTAACTACCAGATATTGAGAGGGAATTGTTTTTCCTATGAAAGTGTCTCTTCCTACCATCCCTGGATTGATGTTCTTAACGAATTTTTCCACATTCTGCCTGAAGATCCCATGGAGTTGAGGATCGCCAAAGTCCAGAAACAAATAGAAATTATGGATAAAGGCTTGGTAAATTGGTTACCATTGCTAGGTGAAATTCTGGGAATAGATTTTCCTCAGAACAAGCTTACTAAACATTTCGATTCTAAACTTAAGAAGCAGCGAGTTTTTGATATTATATTTGAGTTGCTGAAGTCGTTGGCCCAACAGAAACCTCTTCAAGTGGTGATTGAGGATTTACATTGGGCGGATAATCCATCAATTGAATTGATTAATTATATTGCCAGGAATATTCAGGATATACCAATTCTACTCACGCTTGTCTATCGGCCTTTAAAAAACAAAGAAGAGTTTATGGAAAAAGAGTGGAGTCGAATCATTAACTTAAATGAACTTGATAAGGATGCCAGTCTTCAATTGGTGAGAAATCTTTTGAATATAAAGGAAATTCCTGAAGATTTGCAGAAAATAATAATTAATAAATCACAGGGCAATCCGTTTTACATTGAAGAGTTGATAAAATCCCTTATTGAACAGGGTTATATCGTAGAAGGTAGGGGAGGCTGGCGCTTCCGAGGCGACATAAAAAAGCTGGTACTTCCCGATTCTGTTGAAGCCGTGATTCTTTCGCGGATCGATCGGCTTGACCTCGATGATCGGGATGTTTTACAGGTAGCCTCGGTGCTGGGTCGCGAGTTTGATGAGTTTTTGCTCAAGGGAATTTATGGTTCACAGAGATTTTTGAAAAAATCACTTAGCAATCTGGAGCGGTTTGATCTGATAAGACAACAAAAAGGTGGTCGTCAGGTAAAATATTTCTTTAAACATATCCTGACTCAAGAAGTGGCTTACGGGACATTGTCATTTGCCCGGAAAAAAGAATTACATAATAGAATCGGTGAATTTGTGGAGCAGATGTTAAAGGAGCGTAAAGAAGAGTTTCTGGGGTTGCTTTCTTATCATTTCTACCAGGCAGAGAATTATGAAAAAGCTTTAATTTATTCTTTTGAGGCAGGGGAGAAGGCAAGAAAGGTTTATGCGAATGCCGAGGCGATTGAATTTTTCACCCGCGCAATTGCTTCCTTTGAAAAATTGGAAGGAAGACTAAAATAA
- a CDS encoding tetratricopeptide repeat protein: MTTAGNSSQLNQWRKIFIKALLRRAELFNRIGSNEKALNDLERGLKFLQRIGQREYAADFHLYFGHVYASLGRYQDMLFTIRKALSIYTKINDLEGQARCLNYLGYVYEIKGAYGRALKYYDQSMRIKQKIGDRAGVGITLNNYGYLFLNQGDYQKALTYFSRALEIKNALGELPGAANTLNNMGIGYGQLGNYSKAMRYISKALKIYQRIGDREGEAYALHNLSQGLRKIGNHRHATEYDRRALEIFKTIGDPSGVAACLRGIGLDSLVFGELGKARKYFMKSHHLDTKIGDKYSAILDLKYIAEVLVTQGALVQAKNYLQRAEEMAKQIGTPKNLLQIYTLKGEIAYSLNDFKSAKIHARKALAIAERLGISADRGEIFLLLARVYARQASRKLGKADREWQNAQKKFKEAIKIFKRAHQSLELARAYYYLGEARIKRGMNGRAYLMRARKIFEKNGVQSWLNKVTELLKIIRPLLHQGR, translated from the coding sequence ATGACGACTGCTGGGAACAGTTCGCAATTAAACCAATGGAGGAAGATATTTATCAAAGCACTGCTAAGGAGAGCGGAGCTATTCAATCGTATTGGTTCTAACGAAAAGGCACTAAACGATTTGGAGAGGGGTCTCAAATTTCTTCAAAGGATTGGGCAGCGAGAATATGCGGCTGACTTTCACCTTTATTTTGGTCATGTTTATGCTTCTTTGGGTCGGTATCAGGACATGTTATTTACAATTCGAAAGGCACTATCAATCTATACCAAGATTAATGACCTGGAAGGACAAGCCCGATGTTTAAATTATCTTGGTTATGTTTATGAAATTAAAGGTGCATATGGTCGGGCATTAAAATATTATGACCAATCAATGAGAATAAAACAAAAAATTGGCGACCGTGCAGGTGTGGGAATTACTTTGAACAATTACGGTTATCTGTTCCTCAATCAGGGTGATTATCAAAAGGCACTCACCTATTTTAGCAGGGCATTGGAAATAAAAAATGCACTTGGGGAATTACCCGGTGCAGCAAATACCCTTAATAATATGGGGATTGGTTATGGTCAGTTGGGAAATTACTCAAAGGCAATGAGGTATATTTCCAAGGCTTTAAAGATCTACCAAAGGATTGGAGACCGGGAAGGGGAGGCATACGCATTGCACAATCTGAGTCAGGGATTGAGAAAAATTGGTAATCATCGGCACGCAACCGAGTATGACCGGAGAGCATTGGAAATCTTTAAGACAATCGGTGATCCTTCGGGTGTTGCCGCCTGTTTGAGAGGTATTGGTTTGGATAGTTTGGTGTTTGGTGAACTTGGTAAGGCACGTAAATACTTTATGAAGTCCCATCATCTCGATACCAAGATCGGAGATAAATACAGTGCCATCCTCGATCTTAAATACATTGCCGAAGTTTTGGTTACCCAAGGGGCATTGGTCCAGGCAAAAAATTATCTCCAACGTGCGGAAGAGATGGCAAAGCAAATTGGTACGCCCAAAAATTTGCTTCAAATTTATACGCTGAAAGGAGAGATAGCATATAGCTTGAATGATTTTAAAAGCGCAAAGATTCATGCTCGAAAAGCCCTGGCTATTGCTGAGAGATTGGGCATAAGCGCCGACAGGGGAGAAATTTTTTTATTACTGGCGCGGGTTTATGCTCGGCAGGCAAGCCGGAAACTGGGCAAGGCTGATAGGGAGTGGCAAAATGCGCAAAAGAAATTCAAGGAGGCGATAAAAATATTCAAAAGAGCGCATCAGTCTTTGGAACTGGCGCGTGCCTACTACTACTTGGGTGAAGCCCGGATAAAAAGAGGGATGAACGGTAGAGCATATTTAATGCGCGCCCGGAAGATCTTCGAGAAAAATGGTGTGCAGAGCTGGCTGAATAAAGTAACTGAACTTTTAAAAATTATTAGGCCACTGCTACACCAAGGGCGATAG
- a CDS encoding phosphate acyltransferase codes for MKSFKELLNQAKHRGKKICVVVKAEDEPVLEGINLAIQQELLAQVYLVGDKNAIQELGKKIHIPLQSVEIIDVPGDSEALKIALQIVKEKGDFMMKGMISTSAFLKGVLDKEYGLRTGKILSHVAVLEIPRYHKLLFMSDGGMNPKLDLETRINIINNGIWLLNNLGIKNPKIALVAASETIHPDMPETGDAQKIVEMNKKGEFAGAIIEGPFGFDVAISQEAAEHKKIQSVIAGDVDFILMPNIAAGNIWAKGLIYFAQAKAAGIVVGASKPVVLLSRADDATTKLHSIALGVAVA; via the coding sequence ATGAAAAGCTTCAAGGAACTATTAAATCAAGCCAAGCACAGAGGTAAAAAGATTTGCGTTGTCGTTAAGGCTGAAGATGAACCGGTACTTGAGGGGATCAATCTGGCAATACAACAAGAATTACTTGCGCAGGTTTATCTGGTGGGTGATAAAAATGCAATACAGGAATTGGGTAAGAAAATTCATATTCCCCTTCAGAGCGTCGAGATAATAGATGTGCCTGGAGATTCGGAAGCCTTGAAAATCGCACTTCAAATCGTCAAAGAAAAAGGCGACTTTATGATGAAAGGGATGATTTCTACGAGTGCATTTTTAAAAGGTGTACTCGATAAAGAATATGGCTTACGAACCGGCAAAATTCTCAGTCATGTAGCAGTCCTGGAAATTCCCCGCTATCATAAACTGCTTTTCATGTCCGATGGTGGGATGAATCCAAAACTGGATTTAGAAACCCGCATCAATATCATCAATAATGGCATCTGGCTTCTGAATAACCTCGGAATTAAAAATCCCAAGATTGCGCTTGTGGCAGCAAGCGAAACCATCCACCCTGATATGCCGGAAACCGGGGATGCCCAAAAAATTGTGGAAATGAATAAAAAGGGCGAATTCGCCGGTGCGATCATTGAAGGTCCGTTCGGTTTTGATGTGGCTATTTCCCAAGAAGCCGCTGAGCATAAAAAAATTCAGAGTGTAATTGCGGGTGATGTCGATTTCATTCTGATGCCGAATATCGCCGCCGGCAATATCTGGGCAAAAGGGCTCATCTACTTTGCCCAGGCTAAAGCCGCCGGAATTGTGGTCGGGGCGAGCAAACCAGTGGTCCTGCTCTCCCGTGCCGACGATGCTACAACAAAACTCCACTCTATCGCCCTTGGTGTAGCAGTGGCCTAA
- the hisC gene encoding histidinol-phosphate transaminase: MIEPKEFIARIQPYKPGKPIEEVVRELNLKTEIIKLASNENPLGTSPLALKAMRKAIKETFLYPDDNCFYFKNTLARKLQVHPEEIIVGNGSVEIIPLVALAYLGPEDSAIVGKGAFIWYKIAVNISGAQLIETPMNNYRHDVKAMLAAIKKNTKVIFIDNPNNPTGSIITKQELEEFFEKIPENILVVLDEAYREYIDEPDYPDSISILKRKKNILILRTFSKIYGLAGIRLGYGIAAKEIIANLMKLRINFNVNRVSQAAGIAALEDEEFVNRSKKVNNHGKEYLYDAYKKLGLFYIPTYGNFIFVNFECDSLVVYEKLLKQGIITRPIKEYGFPNALRITIGTEKQNERLIKALKKIL; this comes from the coding sequence GTGATAGAGCCTAAGGAATTTATTGCCCGAATTCAACCCTATAAGCCCGGTAAGCCAATTGAAGAAGTAGTTCGTGAATTAAATTTAAAAACCGAAATAATCAAACTTGCATCCAACGAAAATCCCCTAGGTACTTCTCCCTTGGCTTTGAAAGCAATGCGCAAGGCAATCAAAGAAACTTTCCTATATCCCGATGATAATTGTTTTTATTTTAAAAATACCCTGGCACGAAAATTGCAGGTTCACCCTGAAGAGATCATCGTCGGCAACGGCTCAGTAGAAATCATCCCGCTGGTCGCCCTTGCTTACCTGGGGCCAGAAGATAGTGCAATTGTCGGTAAGGGTGCTTTTATCTGGTATAAAATCGCGGTGAATATTTCGGGAGCACAACTAATAGAAACTCCAATGAATAACTACCGCCATGATGTCAAGGCGATGCTCGCTGCCATTAAAAAAAATACCAAGGTCATTTTTATCGATAATCCGAACAATCCAACCGGGTCAATAATTACCAAACAAGAATTAGAGGAATTTTTTGAAAAGATCCCCGAAAATATTCTCGTGGTGCTTGATGAAGCGTACCGTGAATACATTGACGAACCTGATTATCCGGACTCCATCAGTATTCTTAAGAGAAAAAAAAATATTCTGATTTTAAGAACCTTTTCTAAAATCTACGGTTTGGCTGGAATTCGCCTCGGCTATGGAATTGCCGCAAAAGAGATCATCGCCAACTTAATGAAATTAAGGATTAACTTTAATGTCAACCGAGTCTCACAGGCAGCCGGTATCGCGGCCCTTGAAGATGAAGAGTTCGTAAACAGATCAAAAAAAGTAAATAATCATGGGAAAGAATATCTTTACGATGCCTACAAAAAATTAGGACTTTTTTACATTCCGACATACGGTAATTTCATCTTTGTAAATTTTGAATGTGACAGCCTGGTGGTCTATGAAAAATTGCTTAAACAGGGTATCATTACCCGGCCGATAAAGGAGTATGGTTTTCCCAATGCCTTAAGAATTACCATTGGAACCGAAAAACAGAATGAACGTCTCATCAAAGCCTTGAAAAAAATTTTGTAG
- the lptB gene encoding LPS export ABC transporter ATP-binding protein encodes MLETKSLTKIFGKRTVVNQVDIKINPGEIVGLLGPNGAGKTTTFNMIVGLILPDGGDIFLDGKVITHLPMFKRARMGISFLCQESSVFRKMSVLDNLVAIYEIHGIKAAQAEELALKMLAEFNLINLKDQKAYTLSGGERRRVEIARALISQPKYLLLDEPFTGIDPIARAELQEIILGLKKKGIGVLISDHNVRETLEITDRAYLIYESKILLSGDAQTLINDPKARELYLGWKFKI; translated from the coding sequence ATGTTGGAGACTAAATCCTTAACCAAAATCTTTGGCAAAAGAACAGTCGTAAATCAGGTGGATATAAAAATCAACCCCGGTGAGATTGTAGGCTTACTCGGTCCTAATGGAGCAGGCAAAACGACCACCTTTAATATGATTGTGGGATTGATCTTGCCGGATGGAGGTGACATCTTTCTTGATGGCAAGGTTATAACCCACTTACCGATGTTCAAAAGGGCAAGAATGGGTATCTCTTTTTTGTGTCAAGAATCGAGCGTCTTTCGCAAAATGAGTGTGCTTGACAACTTGGTAGCAATCTATGAAATCCATGGGATTAAAGCTGCTCAAGCAGAAGAATTGGCGTTAAAAATGTTAGCGGAATTCAATCTTATCAATCTCAAAGACCAAAAGGCATATACCCTATCGGGTGGTGAGAGAAGAAGAGTTGAGATTGCCCGGGCATTAATTAGTCAACCTAAGTATTTATTACTTGATGAGCCCTTCACTGGTATTGACCCGATTGCCCGCGCTGAACTTCAGGAGATAATCTTGGGGCTAAAGAAAAAAGGCATCGGAGTTTTAATCTCAGACCACAATGTCCGGGAAACCCTTGAAATAACCGACCGGGCTTATCTTATATATGAATCCAAAATTCTCTTATCCGGTGATGCCCAGACCCTCATCAATGATCCTAAGGCCCGAGAATTATATTTAGGCTGGAAGTTCAAAATTTAA
- a CDS encoding LptA/OstA family protein, whose product MIIFILLLNTTPFRAQRVEIINQQGERIVHLSGNVEIIQDTTEIICGEAQLNETKGMVVLKKDVQIKDKAGKIQADTAVYFFKEHFSILKGSVKLLFENQVIAADSLEYHGNRRFVEMFQNIVLEDMKNKIIAKGQKGWYDLNSEIGSLTSDAEIALSRNDKPPIVITAREFFLKTKENYCYGYDSVTALIDSIIIFCDTIAYDLKNGKGFMVHPRALEKKNELKGISGEFVLKDNTISYFKVQSGIASYWTADGTHNVVEGENINILFREGRAFWVEITGNSRGKLYLKENVGD is encoded by the coding sequence ATGATAATTTTCATCTTGCTCTTGAATACCACACCATTCCGAGCCCAGCGGGTGGAAATTATTAACCAGCAGGGCGAAAGAATTGTGCATCTCTCGGGTAATGTAGAAATTATCCAGGATACCACCGAAATTATCTGTGGTGAAGCCCAATTAAATGAAACAAAGGGAATGGTGGTATTAAAAAAAGATGTTCAGATAAAAGATAAAGCCGGAAAGATCCAGGCTGACACCGCAGTTTATTTCTTTAAAGAACACTTCAGCATTCTGAAAGGAAGTGTGAAATTGCTCTTTGAAAATCAAGTAATTGCTGCTGACTCCTTAGAGTATCACGGAAATAGGCGTTTTGTAGAGATGTTCCAAAATATTGTGCTGGAAGACATGAAAAATAAAATAATCGCCAAAGGTCAAAAAGGTTGGTACGATTTAAATAGCGAAATTGGTAGTCTCACCAGTGATGCGGAAATTGCATTGAGTCGAAACGATAAACCACCGATTGTCATCACCGCCCGTGAATTCTTCTTGAAAACCAAAGAAAATTATTGTTATGGTTATGACTCGGTGACCGCTTTGATTGATAGCATCATCATCTTTTGTGATACTATCGCTTACGATCTTAAAAATGGTAAAGGATTTATGGTTCATCCGCGCGCGTTGGAGAAAAAAAACGAATTAAAGGGAATAAGTGGCGAATTTGTCCTGAAGGATAATACCATCAGTTATTTTAAAGTCCAATCGGGAATTGCCAGTTATTGGACCGCTGATGGTACTCATAATGTTGTGGAGGGAGAAAATATCAATATCCTCTTCCGTGAAGGACGGGCATTCTGGGTAGAAATTACCGGAAACTCCCGGGGAAAACTTTATTTAAAAGAAAATGTTGGAGACTAA